TACTCTCCAAACTATATAGCCTAATATTGCTCCGACGGTATTCATCATCAAGTCGTCAATATCTACTAAGCGGTTTGTGAAAAGTTGAGAAAACTCAATAAAGACAGAGAATAAAAACCCTGTTAAAGCTACCTTGAAAATATTTCTAAAATTCTTCCATAGATACGGGAGTAAAAAGCCCAGAGGCATGACCATGAGTATATTCATACAATAGGTAAATAATCCCTCTGACTGAAAGGGGATCAGACTAATATTGGCTTGGCTTAAAGAAGCACTCCATCCGCCCTTTGCAAACATATCCCAGATTGAACCTATACCGGCTATAGAAAAAACCATCCACAAATAAATCATCATTATATATGTCCATAAATAATGTGAAATGGTGGATTTGTTTTCGCCTAACATCATCATCATAATTTGATAAATAACAACAGGCATAACAACCAAGAATAT
This genomic stretch from Desulfitobacterium chlororespirans DSM 11544 harbors:
- a CDS encoding VanZ family protein, translated to MNMVLMLFYSIFLVVMPVVIYQIMMMMLGENKSTISHYLWTYIMMIYLWMVFSIAGIGSIWDMFAKGGWSASLSQANISLIPFQSEGLFTYCMNILMVMPLGFLLPYLWKNFRNIFKVALTGFLFSVFIEFSQLFTNRLVDIDDLMMNTVGAILGYIVWRVIGEYFFNKNQLARTKALSTSEPVVYMVLACTFNFLLYNFAWFI